GTTGGATTATGTATTTGCAAATGGTTGGGAGAATGATTTTTCATTTCGTGGTGTTGAGAGAGTTTTGCTTGAAAATTACGGCCATGTTTTTGATGACAGCGTAGAACTGACAAATGAGCAAAAGAAACGCAGTGTGGAATTGTTGAAGGTGGCAGAGGAAAACCGTCAGAAATCCATGGCCCAATATGAAAAAGATGGATTGCCGCCTTTTATGAGAAGCTATGAGGAATAGTTGTGCTGAGCTATATGTTTTTGAGGGCTTTAAAGACAGTTGCAAATGTCTCAATAGCTTTTTTAATTTCTTCGGCTCTTAGTTCATCGTTTTCTTGAGTTGGCTCAGTATCTTCAATGGCTTCTTGGGCAACTTCCCATCGTTCTTTCCACTGCTCCAGTGTACCCTTTTGGTGTTCCGGCTCTTCACCAATGCATTCACCGCCTTCTGTTTTGATGAATGGCAAAATCATCCAATTATGCTTTGAATGCATAGTTTGAACAAATTTCTCGCAATACTTTTTCAAATCAGCAGGGTCTGCTGCTTCCTTTTTAAGGGCAATGAATTCTGCTTCGTGAAAACCTTCATTTGGTAGGATATCAATCCAAATTAAAGGGTAAGGTGTGCCGGATAAAACACCTTTGAGATTTATTCGTTGCTCGACATACATGAACTTAGTGAGATCAAAGCGTCCGGTCCATTTTTCAACTTTTTTATTGTATGCTTCAATTATCAACCAAGCTAGGTCAACTGAAACAACCATTTGGCGGGGTGTCGCATGGCCAGTCAGACGAAATCCTAAGTCAATTTGAGGACCAATAAAATCCAAGAACTGGTTTTGATTTTTCTTGGGATCAAATGCTAATCTTTGAGCTACTAAACGTACCCACCGATCGTCCCAAACTGGATTTTCAGCATTTGGGGGTTCAAAAGTACCTCCGACTACAATCTCAAAGTTGTTGACTGGAAAACCTGCCAACCAGCCAGTAGCTTTCAGATCAAGTCGACTATCTTTTGTTTTTAGAATTTTTCTTACGGAATTAACTGCTTTAACAAAACTTGCAACGCTGAAAAGTGCTTCGTCGTTGGTGGCAATATCTACATAATATAGAGCCTCATCACCTGACCCCTTCCAAAAAACAGGCTCAGAAGATTTCAAGTGAGAAAAGTCTTCCCCAAGGTTCTTTTTTGAAGATTGCCATTCCGTGCGCAGATGACGGTCAAAGTCCGAAAAAAATCCAGCAATAACTTCTTGCCAGTCTTCGCCATCTCTTGACGCTTGTTTAAGTGCTGTGGAACCTACAATGTCAACGCTAAGAAATAATCGTAGAACGGACTGCAAGAATTTGGTTTCAGTCATATCCTACCAAACGTCCAATCCTAATTGATCGGCGCGTATTTCAGCAGCTTTGTATGACACCCCAAGCTTCTCTGACATTTCAGTGAGGTAACCTTCACACTCATGATATGTTTTCGTGAAAGCATTCTCTGGCATTAGAAAACCAGCAGCAAACCAATTGGCTTCCCACTCAACTGGGCCACTTCCGTATCGATGAGCTTTCATCGCTTGCTTTTCTTCATTAAGGATGTAGTGAAGTACTAAATGTCCCAATTCATGGGCAATTGTAAACCTTTGGCGGTTTCTACCAACGTCATCTGCAAGGAAAATCTTAAACTTACCGTCTTCGTCGATGACTATAGAGCCGTCCTGTGTTTCATTAATAGTTCCGTCAGAAACATAAATAATCTCGCCTCCAAGTTCTTCAATAATTGGAAGTAAAGACTCACCAGGTGTATACCCCAATCTCTCAGCCACCTGAGCAGCGAGGTTTAGAGTTTCCTTTTTTGAAAGTTTGGAACTTGATGGTGCTATAAATTCGGTCATAACAATACTGATATAGCGTTAGTGGTTAAATGCACAATGCCTTAGACGATTGTAAAAGTAAAGATTTGCTTTCATTATAATAAAGTGGAGTACTATAGAATGTGCTTAAAATCACACATTTCTATATGTCTATTTTAATTGTCTTGTTGTTGCTACTTATCACGCACAAAGCATCTCAGCTCATGAAGGCTTCCCAGGCTTATGGCGAGCAGCCTTATTCTCACCCAGTTCAAAAAGTGTTCATTAAATGGAATTGCCCGGATTGATTGAAAACACCCCAGAAAACCGTACAATAAGTTAGTCCAGAAAGTCCGATGACATTCCTCTTTCTGGAGACGTTTTTTGGACTCAGAAAAAGGCGCAACACAATGGGCAGGACTTTCGGCTATTCAAGGGTTTCAACAAATGATCAAGACTGGTCCTTACAACTGGATGCTTTGATCAAGTACGGTTGCGATGAACGGGATATCTTTAAGGAGAAACAATCAGGTTCTAAACGTGACCGAGTTCAACTGAATGCTGTTCTAGATTTGCTGCGAGCTGGTGATAAATTGGTTGTCTGGCGGCTTGATCGTCTTGCCCGTTCCCAACGTGACCTCTTAGAAATCTCAGACCTCATCAATTCCAAGGGTGCAGAACTTGTTTCCCTGATGGATTCAATTGATACCAGTACTGCCACTGGCAAACTTCTATTCAGTATCCTTGGTGCTTTAGGCGAATTTGAAAAGAACCTTCTCATTGAACGCACAAAGGCAGGTCAAAAAATCGCCAGAGACAATGGTGCAGTGTTTGGAAGACCTCAGAAATTAACCCCTGATCTTATCAAGCATATCAAACATGCTCATAATGATAAGAGCGTTACAGTAGCAACGACCTTGAAACACCTGAATATCAGCAAATCCAGCTACTATAATGCCCTGAAAATGTAAGGTACTGTCCATAAAGTGCCTGTGCTCATTATTGGTCTTTGTAGCTCATCACGGTTAGACCATAATGGCAACCAGCCATCTGCTAGGGCACGATATCCCAGTAGATAGAACCTTGGACATTAAGGCACCCC
This sequence is a window from Terasakiella sp. SH-1. Protein-coding genes within it:
- a CDS encoding recombinase family protein, which produces MGRTFGYSRVSTNDQDWSLQLDALIKYGCDERDIFKEKQSGSKRDRVQLNAVLDLLRAGDKLVVWRLDRLARSQRDLLEISDLINSKGAELVSLMDSIDTSTATGKLLFSILGALGEFEKNLLIERTKAGQKIARDNGAVFGRPQKLTPDLIKHIKHAHNDKSVTVATTLKHLNISKSSYYNALKM
- a CDS encoding ImmA/IrrE family metallo-endopeptidase — protein: MTEFIAPSSSKLSKKETLNLAAQVAERLGYTPGESLLPIIEELGGEIIYVSDGTINETQDGSIVIDEDGKFKIFLADDVGRNRQRFTIAHELGHLVLHYILNEEKQAMKAHRYGSGPVEWEANWFAAGFLMPENAFTKTYHECEGYLTEMSEKLGVSYKAAEIRADQLGLDVW